The Gallus gallus isolate bGalGal1 chromosome 23, bGalGal1.mat.broiler.GRCg7b, whole genome shotgun sequence genome includes a region encoding these proteins:
- the LOC121107483 gene encoding biogenesis of lysosome-related organelles complex 1 subunit 3-like, with protein sequence MAVPLSPTLVLGEASESDSEPEPGGNTAGTPAVGLKVPGEASETEEEEEEDSAARMPLPGVSRGGPSLLQQRLGAGEGRLRGAMAEALGRSFSGAARLLEGLGGPLGHAQAGAAATAHCLCLVRRDLRAVAATVATITACHLLPDIRGEL encoded by the coding sequence ATGGCCGTCCCTCTTTCCCCCACGCTGGTGCTGGGCGAGGCCTCGGAGAGCGACTCAGAGCCGGAGCCGGGGGGGAACACAGCCGGGACTCCCGCAGTGGGGCTGAAGGTTCCGGGGGAGGCGTCGGAgaccgaggaggaggaggaagaggacagtgCGGCCCGGATGCCGCTGCCAGGGGTGTCCAGGGGGGgcccctcactgctgcagcagcggCTGGGGGCGGGCGAGGGGCGACTGCGGGGCGCAATGGCTGAGGCACTGGGACGCAGTTTCAGTGGGGCTGCGCGGCTGCTGGAAGGTCTGGGGGGGCCCCTGGGCCACGCCCAAGCTGGGGCAGCTGCGACCGCGCACTGCCTGTGCCTGGTGCGCCGTGACCTGCGCGCTGTGGCTGCCACCGTAGCCACCATCACCGCCTGTCACCTGCTGCCTGACATCCGTGGGGAGCTGTGA